Genomic DNA from Porites lutea chromosome 4, jaPorLute2.1, whole genome shotgun sequence:
caatctttttacgGTGTTAGTTTGACTTTAACGACTGATAAAAACCAGATTTTTACGTTCCATAAACATCCCCGAGGTCTGTAGGCCCGAGGTATGAATAGGGAGATTTGTAAGCCTAATTCTATAAActgatgttttgtttattttgtttttcaagttaAACGTAAATATTTTCGGCAGTATTATACCCTGTCCTTCGATGACTATGTACAGACAAGTCAATCTCGTAGTTCTTCGGAAAATTTTCTCACGGAGATAAGAGAGGAGAACCCTGCGCAGAACATAGAAACTGAACCTTCGATGGCACTAGAAGAGAATCTGGGGGAGACAGATTTTCAGCTGGCTATTTTGCAGGATTATGGAGAGGAAGAAAGTGCTAAACTGCTGGAACAGTTAAGAGGGAAACGGGAACAAGTTGCTGAATTAGAAAGAGAGCTGAACGATCGAGAACAAGACTACATTAAACTACAAACGGATCTATGTGagactaaagaaaaattaaataaatgcaAATCCTTGTTAACAACACGTGAATGGTTGATTTCTCGAGAAGAAATTGAAATTATGCGTGAAAAATCCTTGGGAGAGGGGAGCTACGGGAAGGTTTTTAAAGGCAGATATCGTGGACTTGTCGTTGCAGTCAAAGAACTTAAGTGTTTGTCTACTTCTCAAGAACGTGATCTGTTTGAACGGGAAATGGACATTGCTTCAAGGTGTCGTCATCCATGCCTCTTACAATTTATCGGCGCAACTCAAGATGAAACAATGCCTTTGTTTGTTACAGAGCTAATGGAATCAAGCTTGCGAAAATTGTTAGAGAAACGGCAACTTTCTGATAAAGAAATCGCTGTCATTTCTCTGGACGTAGCTCACGCTCTTAACTACCTTCACCAAAGAAAACCCAAAGCCATTGTTCATCGTGACGTCAGTAGTGCTAATGTGCTATTATGGAAACAAAATGGCGAATGGCGAGGCAAACTGGGAGACTATGGCACTGCTAAATTTCTACAAGAGATTATGACAAAGTCTCCCGGAGCTATGATTTATGGGGCACCCGAAGTAGGATGTCCCCATAATCAAACTGTCAAGGTTAGTTTCCTCGTTGTAAGTTAACCTGTTGATAGAAATACACAATTTAATGTCCAATCCAGAGTGAGTTCACTCATTGTTACAAACTGAAAGATGTTTTTTGAATAGCATAATCTTTAATATTTAGATATCAAAGATTTTTATTGATACCTTTAATTTAGTCATAGAAGTGTTTCTATATACTTTCCAAAGGATGCCGTTCTCCTCTTGAACAAAGCCTAGTTTCCTTGATACTTGATTAATTGGCTACCCTTAATCAGAGGGTAGCAAAGGGGGGCTCTTGGTCCCGTTTCACGTACAAATTTTTAGTGCTTGAGCACTAATCGCTCGAACACTTTTGAGAGTGCAGGGAGAATATGGACACTGGACGGAGAAAGGTGAAATCCGCTCCGCAGTTTTCCTGGTGTGTGGGAACTGTCATGTGTGAAAGGACTCATGAGTAGCCCACCAACGAGTTTGACAGACTTTACGGGGATTTGATCAGTTCCAGTCAAATCGAAAAGTTTCCTGACCAGAGCTCTTTAAGCACTTCTCCACCAGATACCCTATGAAGGTTAAAGGGACGCGACGCTGCACAATAAATGTTGCAACAACGGGAGGATAATACTCTTTCACTGTTGCAGAATAAAAGAGAGTTACCTTTAAATGGTTTTACTTACATTTAAAGCTTGAACTTGacctttttaaagtttacaaGCTACCTGTCAATTAGTCTGTGATGTACAAAGGGAGCGCAGGAGTAAGCTGAGAAAGGAGCTCATATcagagcgagcaacttccatgttGACGCGTCAGAGCGTTTTCATCGAGCAGTCtatttttagaacgattttggCTCGAATCTAGAATAGGGAATAGGGAACGTAAACGTCACTTTTGAAATGAGTTCgcctttttttcaaacttttgcgCGTTTATTACAATTCGCTGAAAAGGTAAAATGTAGgcaaattttcctggagttgttTTCTTGAGGACCCCcatcaagtttagaaagagaaaacccCAGCTAAGACAAAAGCAAGGGAATTTTTTGATTCGCAAGCAAAGTTTGGAATATACTATGTTATTGCTTGTTTGTTGGTTGTGTTTTTTGTGTGAATGGTGGCCAAAAATCGGTGTTTTACGGCACGAAGTTCAGGTGTATCAGGGTCAtgccattttattttctttctaaaGAGAActaaattttcctttcttttagaTCGATGTTTATAGCTTTGGTGTCCTCTTGTGTGAAATGTGTACAAGGAAATTGCCAGAATTAGAAAATCGAGAAGAACAAGTGAGACTTGTCTCAAACAAAGAGTTTGCTGTGCTGATACTGTGGTGTGTTGAAGAAGACCCAATGATGAGGCCCAGCATGGAAGAGGTCATAAAGAAACTGGAGCAGATTAAAGATGTCGATTAGGAAATGATACGGCTACAGAACTTTTTAAGCGGTAGACTGGCCAGATAAAACAGTAATATTTCAATCCTCAGAAACGAAATTATGTAGGTTATTCCTCTACAAAGTTATTAGATGACAGGCTGGCAGGGCTCAATTTGCTTTGTCTTTGAGTTTTCCGATCCAGTTTCGTACACAACGTCCTTTTTAGGCGAATCCTTGCCATTTTTTGCCTCTTTAACATGTGCTTTATTCTCTAATGAAGCTATTCAAATAACATCGCTGAACATTAAAAGGAACATATTACCGAATAGTAATTCTCTTCCAAAAACTCGAACGTTTACAAAGAATATATATGAACCAGGAGCCCATCTGTTTTAGCTCATTAAGTGTTTATGCCACCTAGCAATTCCCCAGTTTTGATTGctgctatttcctttgttattgatcgcaaagaactgaaaattgcacaaactgATCAAAATTCCTAGCTCTTTAAACTTTTGAACTTAAGTTGTATATACAGTACGACGACTTCTACGGGTTAACTGGGTTTCGCCGCCTGTAGCCCAATAAGAATGGAATATGGTCCCCAAAACAGTTCCATAGGGCATagttgaccttgttttaatACAACCCTAATCGTCCTTTATTATGTTAATCCATGTTGTTCTCATGCGAACtagtatttttttaacataaataattttcatttgaaaaggaaagaggtCCACTCAGAGGCTAGGATACTGAACTCACTACTGTAAAATAGTCTTTTCGACATTAAAACCGACCTAGTCTTACGTGCAACCTTAAAGTGGCCAATAGAAGAAGTACATTTTGTTTACTTACGTGTAATTTAGGTTTGTTTCACCGAtcaaaaaaagaactttataGTGGTAACCCATTAAATTAGCTAATATAATGTTTGCTATGAAATGCTTAATCCTACTCGCAGAACAACTTGAACCTCTATCTAACAAAGTGTTTGAAGGCTTGAATTCAACATACCGTAAACGATATAGTTCCGAAACTACGTTAGTTCGTCTGATCGAAGACTAGAAGAGGTCTCTTGACAACAACCACACAGTTGGGGTTTTATCTACTGACGTGAGCAAAGCTTTTGATTGCTTATCCCCTGACCTGCTGCTTTCAAAGCTTCAAGCTTCTGGTCTATGTAGCAACTCCTTGGCTGTTCTAAAGTTCTATTTTACTAACAGGAAAAACAGGGTGCGACTAGGCGACACCTATGGAGAATGGAAAGCAGTCAAACGCGGATGCCCCCAGGGGTCATCTCTAGGCCCAGTGTTGTGGAATTTTTATCAAAATGATCTGTTTTATGAAAACATTCCATCTCAACTGAGTGCTTACGCTGACGACTACCAAATATATCTTTCGGGTGAGAAGATCAGCCCTTACACTCAGTAACTTTGACGACTGTGTCCTTTGCAAGAGTTAGCATTAGTTCGCCTCACCGTTTTACTCTTTTTAGAGTTACTCAATTTACGATTCAGAGATATTATTAGGTAGTTATTTATTAGAACTAGAATTTAGAGATTACattataattaaaatttacagTATATTACTAGAGTTTTATATATATGATACAGTCTCCCTAATTAGTAAGACACTGTACCTGAGCTATGAGACATGAGacttaaataaagttcattattattattattactatcttGTAATTAACAGCTTTTTTGTtatatacaaattatttttagCAATAACTATTTTGTAGGACGCGATTACGTAACTTTATTTTCGTAGATCAAACCTTATTATTCaatacataataaataaatgaattttgTATAGAATATGTTTCCTATTCAGGACTGGTTGCAGTTTACTGGAGGTTTGGAGCTTTGGATCGAGTATAGAGTGGCGTTGGGTAGAAGTTGTGAGAATGTTGTGGTAAATGTAAATAATGATTGCAATATGAAATAGTTTTCAATGAATACCTTACATCAACGTCATAACAATGCCTTTAAGTAGTTTATAAATATTTCGTGGCTCTGTAGAAAATATGTTTAAGGTTAAATACATTATCCAAGCAATCAATGGTTATAATTACTTACAAAACTGTATGGATGAGAAAGGTATGGTCCCACAACTTAAGACCGGAATATATTTTAACAGAGACCTGTTCTGATTGGTGAGAAACCTACTTCGGCCTACTGCCGTGCAGGATTGCCCGGTAAAATGTTTGTTTCTGAATTTAGCATGGTACAGCGTTTCCTCATCAGCTTAAATAATTGGCTCCGTTTCGCTAAAGTGACGTAAATAAAACTGGCTTTTTAGCATCATCATGCAATAAATTAAGTCTGAACCCTCTCTAAAGAAGTGATAAGGTTATAAATATCTGAGTAACAATTGAGGCACTAGCCCTAGAAATTAGGCAGACAAAAATTGTTCAAAGACCTATAAGATTTGATACATCACTCTTAAAGGGTTACAAAATTGGTTCTGCAAGCCATACCCGAATGTAGGAGGTGGAGGGGAGAAATTTCCTTGGGTTCACATGCACCCCCTTATTACCCAAGATACACCTTGTGTTCAGATACACACCCTGTATCTCAGGTGAGGCCAACCCCCCTTCCCTTCCAATCAAAATACTACAACCGTTTCGGCACTGGACAGTTTCTACATTGGTAGGATGCTCTGCCTTAGGACTGTAGGATTGCAGAAATGCCATAATGAACAGCCACATAATGGCAAAAGACTTGCGATGAAGCTGTCGGCGAGGGATAAAGTGATTCCTGGGTACATTCTTAGATTTCGGATTCCACGCACTGGAtttcagtctttgtcagtggaacttggaatccggattccaatcgttagtgggattccgtattccaaaacccaggattctggattcgagaagcaaaattttccaggattctggattcctgaCTCCCTTCCCTTACATGGGATGACTTGCATGTTTTTTGAAACGGTACGAAactgatatttaacaattattcctcgagcccgaatgggctctgagtcaatagcccatggggccgaaggccgaatgggctattgactgcCATGATGGCGAGAGcattaattgttttagtaaaatccaactagttggtcaaaaatatcgagacaaaacaactttagctagccaaacgcgattcagccgctgttgttttggttttcaaagccggcgcttttcgctactagtgagctataacatatagcctagtagtagctcaactaatcagaacgcagcattcataatagaccactagttggattttactaaaaagaaataaactgttTCTCAGCATGGTAAACTATGATAGCcggtattttaaaaaagacattttattgCACGTATAAATATAGCAATTACTTGATGAGGCCGGCATGATCTGAACAATTATGTAGATGGAAGGGGTTGTTACCCGCCTCGGCCTTCAGTCAACACCATCCGAGATCTGCAAAATTC
This window encodes:
- the LOC140934550 gene encoding uncharacterized protein yields the protein MIARNKIFGVRAGNITYVCPKEMVQLDCDPLLEQAIQSGDFRNLFWKVNDLRNKSEFVLAYCNESLICIGNDHLGNFEKRIKMRKYPVNGVLNVEQLIKDDFLTFTCLVQRKDLVVYQQVHRINSSLTSENCPTTIATTTSKRNDALSRIIGVFFIAIVLVIMWLDEKVKRKYFRQYYTLSFDDYVQTSQSRSSSENFLTEIREENPAQNIETEPSMALEENLGETDFQLAILQDYGEEESAKLLEQLRGKREQVAELERELNDREQDYIKLQTDLCETKEKLNKCKSLLTTREWLISREEIEIMREKSLGEGSYGKVFKGRYRGLVVAVKELKCLSTSQERDLFEREMDIASRCRHPCLLQFIGATQDETMPLFVTELMESSLRKLLEKRQLSDKEIAVISLDVAHALNYLHQRKPKAIVHRDVSSANVLLWKQNGEWRGKLGDYGTAKFLQEIMTKSPGAMIYGAPEVGCPHNQTVKIDVYSFGVLLCEMCTRKLPELENREEQVRLVSNKEFAVLILWCVEEDPMMRPSMEEVIKKLEQIKDVD